A genomic segment from Deinococcus roseus encodes:
- a CDS encoding response regulator, whose translation MYHTDTAQDFKAAEHLISTQMFDLVVLDSALPEGKGAHLMALVHQHAPEAAIVRVSALTDLQLIRNLLFRGPAEHSNRPFDLMAFYKRINHHLAA comes from the coding sequence CTGTACCACACCGACACTGCCCAGGATTTCAAGGCAGCTGAACACCTGATTTCCACCCAGATGTTTGATCTGGTGGTGCTGGATTCAGCATTGCCTGAGGGAAAAGGGGCCCATTTGATGGCCCTGGTGCACCAGCACGCCCCAGAAGCCGCCATCGTGCGGGTGTCTGCCCTGACCGACTTGCAGTTGATCCGCAACCTGCTTTTCAGGGGACCTGCTGAGCACAGCAACCGGCCTTTTGACCTGATGGCGTTCTACAAGCGCATCAACCATCACCTGGCTGCCTGA
- a CDS encoding transposase yields MGRTLLANSEIIPLKQNSGKASARGVLPIHCKVPENQQNSIMKTLQPSHRARTIVFGMPPEKWSSRKSSVRPSPWRIEHEKVPLLALTTHLGDGPVGAGRFTEQQILDILQEAQKGETSVADLCRQHSIHQRAGPLLGAVLPKTGHLLQMEAKIYGHHPRPKAPQGERKAAEDGWQAANGK; encoded by the coding sequence ATGGGACGGACTCTGTTGGCGAATTCAGAGATCATTCCACTAAAGCAAAATTCAGGAAAAGCGTCAGCAAGGGGTGTCTTGCCAATCCATTGTAAAGTACCAGAGAATCAGCAAAACTCCATCATGAAGACACTGCAGCCTTCACACCGAGCCAGAACAATCGTGTTTGGTATGCCCCCGGAAAAGTGGTCCAGTAGAAAATCGAGTGTTCGGCCTTCACCATGGAGGATAGAACATGAAAAAGTCCCGCTTCTTGCCCTGACTACGCACCTCGGGGACGGCCCCGTCGGTGCTGGGCGCTTTACCGAACAACAAATCCTGGACATCCTGCAAGAAGCCCAGAAGGGTGAAACCTCAGTGGCTGACCTGTGCCGCCAGCACAGCATTCACCAGCGCGCAGGCCCCCTTCTGGGTGCCGTTCTGCCCAAGACAGGCCACCTTCTACAGATGGAAGCAAAAATATACGGGCACCACCCCAGACCAAAAGCGCCTCAAGGAGAACGAAAAGCTGCTGAAGATGGTTGGCAAGCTGCAAATGGAAAATGA
- a CDS encoding DoxX family protein, with amino-acid sequence MKNNTDTLTQIPEPSLSRFLFADTRMNIFWTLLRVWLGWTWLTAGWGKLTNPAGVWVGDKAGTALTGFLQGALTKTDGDHPEVSGWYASFIQNVALPNATFFSFMVAYGELFVGTALILGLFTGIAAFFGGVMNANFLFAGTLSTNPLLLIAAVGLMLAWRVAGQWGLDRILLPLIGVPGAPGKLFEPPASKPKTPAV; translated from the coding sequence ATGAAAAACAACACTGACACCCTGACCCAGATTCCTGAACCCTCCCTCTCCCGTTTTCTCTTCGCCGACACCCGCATGAACATCTTCTGGACCCTGCTGCGTGTCTGGCTTGGCTGGACCTGGCTCACCGCGGGCTGGGGCAAGCTCACCAACCCCGCCGGTGTGTGGGTCGGAGACAAAGCCGGGACCGCCCTCACCGGCTTCCTGCAGGGAGCGCTGACCAAAACCGACGGGGACCACCCAGAGGTTTCCGGCTGGTACGCCTCGTTCATCCAAAATGTTGCCCTGCCCAACGCCACCTTTTTTTCCTTCATGGTGGCTTACGGTGAACTCTTCGTCGGAACTGCATTGATCCTGGGCCTGTTCACCGGAATCGCAGCGTTTTTTGGCGGGGTGATGAATGCCAACTTCCTGTTCGCCGGGACGCTGTCCACCAACCCCCTCTTGCTGATTGCTGCAGTCGGCCTGATGCTGGCCTGGCGGGTGGCTGGACAGTGGGGCCTCGACCGAATCCTGCTGCCCCTGATCGGTGTTCCTGGAGCCCCTGGCAAGCTCTTTGAACCTCCAGCCTCCAAACCCAAAACTCCTGCGGTTTAA